Proteins encoded within one genomic window of Aspergillus nidulans FGSC A4 chromosome VII:
- a CDS encoding ABC transporter ATP-binding protein (transcript_id=CADANIAT00009048), with amino-acid sequence MKSTAESKETPSQDESTTSVPCTEAPLVEEGEEASFGAYKRIFTFAGRTELILQAVAILAACASGAGIALQNLIFGQFVTVITDFTNGISTPADFRDNAAELALYFVYLGIARLVLSYTYNTLLTYAAYRIVRNIRHAYLKAALSQEVAYYDFGSGGSIAAQATSNGKLIQAGASDKIGLLFQGLAAFVTAFIIAFVVQWKLTLICICIPVATIGTTGVVAAVEAGHETRILQIHAQANSFAEGILAGVKAVHAFGMRDSLVRKFDEYLVEAHKVGKKISPLLGLLFSAEYTIIYLGYGLAFWQGIHMFGRGEIGTAGDIFTVLLSVVIASINLTLLAPYSIEFSRAASAAAQLFRLIDRESEINPYGKEGLEPERVLGDVELENVTFSYPTRPGITVLDNFSLKVPAGKVTALVGQSGSGKSTIVGLLERWYNPTSGAIRLDGNLISELNVGWLRRNVRLVQQEPVLFQGSVFDNIRYGLVGTPWENASREEQMERVQEAAKLAYAHEFISELTDGYDTLIGERGGLLSGGQKQRVAIARSVVSQPKVLLLDEATSALDPHAETIVQKALDKAAEGRTTIVIAHKLATIRKADNIVVMSKGHIVEQGTHESLIAKDGVYAGLVKIQNLAVNASAHDNVNEEGEGEDVALLEVTETAVTRYPTSIRGRMNSIKDRDDYENHKHMDMLAALAYLVRECPELKWAYLVVLLGCLGGCAMYPGQAILMSRVVEVFTLSGDAMLDKGDFYASMLIVLAAGCLICYLAVGYATNTIAQHLSHWFRRLILHDMLRQDIQFFDREENTTGALVSRIDSYPHAILELMGYNIALVVIAVLQVVTCGILAIAFSWKLGLVVVFGGIPPLVGAGMVRIRVDSRLDRQTSKKYGTSSSIASEAVNAIRTVSSLAIEETVLRRYTEELDHAVSSSVKPMAATMICFGLTQCIEYWFQALGFWYGCRLVSLGETSMYSFFVAFLSVFFAGQASAQLFQWSTSITKGINATNYIAWLHQLQPTVRETPENHDKGPGSGAPIAMDNVRFSYPLRPDAPILKGVNLKINKGQFIAFVGSSGCGKSTMIAMLERFYDPTTGSITIDASTLTDINPISYRNIVALVQQEPTLFQGTIRDNISLGVFNPNTQPFFSDKDAVKSVSDEQIESALRAANAWDFVSSLPQGIYTPAGSGGSQLSGGQRQRIAIARALIRDPKILLLDEATSALDTESEKIVQKALEGAARDGDRLTVAVAHRLSTIKDANVICVFFGGKIAEMGTHQELIVRGGLYRRMCEAQALD; translated from the exons ATGAAGTCCACGGCTGAGAGTAAAGAGACTCCGTCTCAGGACGAGTCGACCACCAGTGTACCATGCACGGAGGCGCCTCTGGTcgaggaaggggaggaagcaAGCTTTGGCGCATACAAG AGGATCTTTACATTCGCCGGCAGGACAGAACTTATCCTTCAGGCCGTTGCTATCCTTGCTGCATGCGCCTCTGGAGCAGGAATTGCGCTTCAAAACCTCATCTTCGGCCAGTTCGTCACCGTCATCACCGATTTCACCAACGGAATCTCAACGCCGGCAGACTTTCGTGACAATGCCGCCGAGTTGGC CCTCTACTTTGTATACCTGGGCATCGCGCGGCTCGTCCTCTCCTACACCTACAACACCCTCCTAACCTACGCGGCCTACCGCATCGTCCGCAATATCCGACACGCCTATCTCAAAGCGGCGCTGAGCCAAGAAGTGGCATACTACGATTTCGGTAGCGGGGGCTCCATCGCCGCGCAGGCAACTTCGAACGGCAAACTGATCCAGGCCGGCGCCTCGGATAAGAtcggtcttctcttccagggcCTCGCAGCATTCGTGACGGCTTTCATTATCGCGTTTGTGGTGCAGTGGAAACTCACTctgatctgcatctgcatcccCGTAGCCACGATCGGCACGACGGGGGTGGTAGCTGCGGTCGAGGCTGGGCACGAGACGAGGATCTTGCAGATACATGCGCAGGCGAATTCGTTTGCCGAGGGTATTCTGGCGGGTGTGAAGGCTGTTCATGCTTTTGGGATGCGGGATAGTCTGGTCAGGAAGTTTGATGAATATCTGGTGGAGGCGCATAAGGTCGGTAAGAAGATCTCGCCGCTgcttggtcttctcttctcGGCGGAGTATACGATCATCTACCTTGGATATGGGCTGGCGTTTTGGCAGGGGATCCATATGTTCGGCAGGGGGGAGATTGGGACTGCTGGGGATATCTTTAC GGTTTTGCTCTCTGTCGTCATTGCGTCAATCAACCTGACTTTACTGGCGCCGTATTCAATTGAATTTAGCAGGGCTGCTTCAGCGGCTGCGCAACTGTTCCGACTCATAGATCGAGAGTCTGAAATCAACCCATACGGGAAGGAAGGCCTCGAGCCGGAACGGGTATTAGGCGACGTCGAGCTCGAGAATGTTACGTTCTCGTATCCCACGAGGCCGGGGATTACCGTCCTCGATAACTTCAGTCTCAAGGTCCCAGCGGGAAAGGTGACTGCCCTGGTAGGGCAATCTGGATCGGGGAAGAGCACGATCGTGGGATTGCTCGAGCGGTGGTATAACCCGACCTCTGGGGCGATCAGACTCGACGGGAACCTGATCAGTGAGCTCAATGTTGGCTGGCTGCGGAGGAATGTGCGGCTCGTACAGCAGGAGCCGGTGCTCTTCCAGGGAAGCGTGTTCGATAACATCAGGTACGGCCTCGTCGGGACGCCGTGGGAGAATGCCTCTCGGGAAGAGCAGATGGAACGGGTGCAGGAGGCCGCGAAGTTGGCATATGCGCACGAATTCATCTCTGAGCTGACCGACGGATACGATACGCTGATCGGCGAACGGGGTGGTCTGCTTTCTGGAGGCCAGAAGCAGCGGGTTGCGATTGCCCGCAGCGTCGTTTCTCAACCGAAGGTCCTTCTGCTGGATGAAGCAACCAGTGCTCTTGATCCGCATGCAGAGACGATTGTTCAGAAGGCTCTGGACAAAGCAGCTGAGGGGCGCACGACGATTGTCATTGCTCACAAACTTGCTACGATCCGCAAGGCGGACAATATCGTTGTCATGAGCAAGGGTCACATTGTCGAGCAAGGCACACACGAGTCACTGATAGCCAAGGACGGCGTCTATGCCGGTCTGGTCAAAATCCAGAACCTGGCAGTGAATGCTTCAGCACATGACAATGTAaatgaggagggtgaaggCGAAGATGTCGCTCTCCTGGAGGTCACCGAAACAGCAGTAACCCGCTACCCAACCTCCATCCGCGGTCGAATGAACTCCATAAAGGACCGCGACGATTATGAGAACCACAAGCACATGGATATGCTGGCCGCCTTAGCTTATCTCGTCCGCGAATGTCCAGAACTGAAATGGGCCTATCTCGTCGTGCTACTGGGGTGTCTTGGTGGTTGCGCCATGTACCCCGGCCAAGCTATCTTGATGTCTCGCGTTGTCGAGGTCTTCACGCTCTCGGGAGACGCTATGCTAGACAAAGGAGACTTCTATGCCAGTATGCTGATCGTTCTCGCGGCCGGGTGTCTGATCTGTTACTTAGCTGTCGGATATGCAACCAACACTATAGCCCAGCATCTTAGTCATTGGTTTCGACGCCTCATTCTGCACGACATGCTGCGACAGGATATCCAGTTCTTTGACCGTGAAGAGAACACTACCGGTGCGCTGGTAAGCCGTATCGATTCGTACCCGCATGCAATTCTCGAACTGATGGGCTACAACATCGCCCTGGTCGTGATTGCTGTCCTGCAGGTGGTAACCTGTGGCATCCTGGCCATTGCATTCTCCTGGAAACTAGGGCTGGTCGTTGTCTTTGGCGGTATTCCACCCCTTGTCGGTGCTGGGATGGTACGAATCCGCGTCGACTCCCGCCTCGATCGCCAGACATCGAAGAAATATGGCACCAGCTCGTCCATTGCCTCTGAAGCTGTAAACGCTATCCGGACCGTTTCGTCCCTTGCAATCGAAGAGACGGTGCTACGTCGATACACGGAGGAACTAGACCACGCTGTCTCGTCTTCGGTGAAACCCATGGCTGCCACGATGATTTGTTTCGGGCTGACGCAGTGCATTGAGTACTGGTTTCAGGCGCTGGGATTCTGGTATGGGTGTCGTCTTGTGTCGCTGGGGGAGACTAGCATGTATAGTTTCTTTGTCGCATTCCTCAGTGTGTTCTTTGCGGGTCAGGCGTCAGCGCAGCTGTTCCAGTGGTCGACCAGTATTACAAAGGGAATCAATGCGACGAACTACATCGCTTGGTTGCACCAGCTCCAACCAACAGTGCGCGAGACGCCGGAGAACCACGATAAAggccctggatctggggCGCCGATTGCTATGGACAATGTGCGCTTCTCGTACCCTCTACGGCCAGACGCCCCTATCCTGAAAGGGGTGAATCTGAAG ATAAACAAAGGCCAATTCATCGCTTTCGTCGGCTCCTCCGGCTGCGGCAAATCCACCATGATTGCCATGCTCGAGCGCTTCTACGATCCAACAACAGGGAGCATCACAATCGACGCTTCCACCCTCACCGACATAAACCCCATATCCTACCGAAATATTGTGGCACTGGTGCAGCAAGAGCCAACCCTTTTCCAAGGGACAATACGGGACAACATCTCGCTTGGCGTCTTCAACCCGAATACGcagcctttcttttctgatAAGGATGCAGTGAAGTCCGTGTCTGATGAGCAGATTGAGTCGGCCCTCCGCGCAGCTAATGCCTGGGACTTTGTCTCCTCATTGCCGCAGGGGATCTACACGCCCGCTGGCTCAGGCGGGTCCCAACTCTCTGGGGGGCAGCGGCAACGCATTGCCATTGCCCGCGCGCTCATCCGAGATCCAAAGATCTTACTCCTTGACGAGGCTACGAGTGCCCTGGATACAGAGAGTGAGAAGATCGTGCAGAAGGCTCTCGAGGGGGCGGCCAGGGACGGGGACCGGCTTACGGTTGCTGTTGCGCATCGATTAAGCACGATTAAGGATGCTAATGTTATCTGTGTATTCTTTGGAGGAAAGATTGCGGAGATGGGAACGCATCAAGAGTTAATAGTTAGGGGGGGGCTGTATAGACGGATGTGTGAGGCGCAGGCCTTGGACTAA
- a CDS encoding uncharacterized protein (transcript_id=CADANIAT00009049) gives MSCSERGSVLGVFRKRRTFNYSILYQPDG, from the exons ATGTCGTGCTCAGAAAGAGGCTCAGTATTAGGTGTCTTCCGAAAGCGCCGCACATTCAACTATTCAATCCTGTACCAG CCTGACGGGTAG